The Candidatus Manganitrophaceae bacterium nucleotide sequence TTACTTAAGAAATTATTGTCCGAATCGAAGAATATACGGTTCTCAGAGGTTAAATCTTGTGCAGAGATGGTCGGGTTTAAGTTAGATCGAATCAGCGGAAGCCATCATATATTTATTCATCCTGCTATCCCTGAGCTCATCAACCTCCAAGATGTGAAAGGAAAAGCAAAACCATACCAAGTGAAACAGTTGCTAAAGCTAATCGAACGCCATAATTTAAAACTAGGGGAGTAATCAGATGAAAGATTACCATATCAATGTTTTTTATAGTGAAGAGGATGCTGGATATATCGCTGATATTCCC carries:
- a CDS encoding type II toxin-antitoxin system HicA family toxin, whose protein sequence is MNKKKLLKKLLSESKNIRFSEVKSCAEMVGFKLDRISGSHHIFIHPAIPELINLQDVKGKAKPYQVKQLLKLIERHNLKLGE